A window of Actinomycetota bacterium contains these coding sequences:
- a CDS encoding pyridoxamine 5'-phosphate oxidase family protein — protein LTGPWAHLNDLLEDDPRAVLVVDTCDLATGEVLQVTARGRIEIRPYDRARAIRKLRRYLGPDISAWDATFDPDAMAEAKFARLAPTKLSARDLSFKPSADGRSG, from the coding sequence GGTTGACCGGCCCGTGGGCGCATCTCAATGACCTCCTCGAGGACGATCCCCGAGCGGTGCTCGTAGTGGACACCTGCGACCTCGCGACCGGCGAGGTCCTGCAGGTCACCGCCCGAGGCCGGATCGAGATTCGCCCGTACGACCGTGCTCGAGCCATACGCAAGCTGCGCCGCTATCTCGGCCCGGACATCTCCGCGTGGGACGCCACGTTCGATCCAGACGCCATGGCCGAGGCCAAGTTCGCGCGACTCGCCCCAACCAAACTCAGCGCCCGTGACCTCTCGTTCAAGCCGAGCGCCGACGGCCGATCCGGCTGA